In one Columba livia isolate bColLiv1 breed racing homer chromosome 23, bColLiv1.pat.W.v2, whole genome shotgun sequence genomic region, the following are encoded:
- the ITGB3 gene encoding integrin beta-3, whose translation MGKLSAALGILVFCAAGTWGGNICTTRGVNSCKQCLAVSPLCAWCSAEVMAQSSPRCDLYANLLQNGCGHDDIEFPTSSVTILEDRPLSDKGSGGSTTTQMSPQRIKLNLRPDDSQIFRVQVRQVEDYPVDIYYLMDLSNSMKDDLRNIQNLGTKLASEMRKLTSNLRIGFGAFVDKPISPYMYISPPQAITNPCYEIGEICLPMFGYKHVLSLTDEVTRFNEEVQKQSVSRNRDAPEGGFDAIIQATVCDEKIGWRNDASHLLVFTTDAKTHIALDGRLAGIVQPNDAQCHIDKDNFYSASTTLDYPSLGLMTEKLSQKNINLIFAVTDTVVGLYQNYSELIPGTTVGTLSRDSSNVLQLIVDSYGKIRSKVELEVRDLPEELSLAFNATCLNDEVIPGLKSCMGLKIGDTVSFSIEAKVRGCPREHQKSFTIKPVGFKDSLTVVVNFDCNCSCESQAQANSLSCSQGNGTLECGVCRCNPGRLGSHCECSEEEYNPSQQDNCSPQPGQPLCSQRGECICGQCVCHSSDFGKVTGKYCECDDFSCVRFKGQMCSGHGQCSCGDCLCDSDWTGDYCNCTTRTDTCMSSNGLVCSGHGSCVCGKCDCTQPGSYGDTCEKCPTCPDACTIKKECVECKKFERGALMEQQSCSRMCRDEIETVQELGDRGKDAVNCTYKDEDDCVVRFQYYEDSSGKSILYVIEEPDCPKGPDVLVVLLSVTGAILLIGLAALLIWKLLITIHDRREFARFEEEKARAKWDTGNNPLYKEATSTFTNITYRGNN comes from the exons ATGGGAAAACTCTCCGCGGCGCTCGGGATCCTCGTGTTCTGCGCTGCTGGCACCTGGG gGGGTAACATCTGTACCACACGTGGGGTGAACTCCTGCAAGCAGTGCCTGGCCGTGAGCCCCCTCTGCGCCTGGTGCTCGGCAGAG GTCATGGCACAATCGTCCCCTCGCTGCGACCTCTACGCCAACCTCCTGCAAAACGGCTGCGGACACGACGACATCGAGTTCCCCACCAGCAGTGTCACCATCCTGGAGGACCGACCCCTCAGCGACAAGGGCTCTGGGGGTTCCACCACCACCCAGATGAGTCCCCAGAGAATCAAGCTGAACCTGCGGCCGG ATGACTCCCAGATCTTTCGTGTCCAAGTGCGGCAAGTGGAAGACTACCCCGTGGACATCTACTACCTGATGGACTTGTCCAACTCCATGAAGGATGATCTGAGGAATATCCAGAACCTGGGCACCAAGCTGGCCAGCGAGATGCGCAAACTCACCAGCAACCTCCGCATCGGCTTTGGGGCCTTTGTGGACAAGCCCATTTCCCCATACATGTACATTTCTCCTCCACAAGCCATCACCAACCCTTGCTATGA GATCGGAGAAATCTGCCTGCCCATGTTTGGCTACAAACACGTGCTGTCGCTCACGGATGAGGTGACCCGCTTCAATGAGGAGGTGCAGAAGCAGAGCGTCTCACGGAACCGCGATGCACCCGAGGGCGGCTTTGATGCCATCATCCAGGCCACCGTGTGCGAT GAGAAAATCGGCTGGAGGAACGATGCTTCCCACCTGCTCGTGTTCACCACAGATGCCAAGACCCACATCGCTCTGGACGGCAGGCTGGCCGGCATCGTGCAGCCCAACGATGCCCAGTGCCACATTGACAAGGATAATTTCTACTCTGCCTCCACCACACTG GACTATCCCTCTCTGGGCCTGATGACTGAGAAGCTCTCACAGAAGAACATCAACCTGATCTTTGCCGTGACCGATACAGTTGTTGGCCTCTACCAG AACTACAGTGAGCTGATCCCAGGCACAACCGTTGGCACCTTGTCCAGAGACTCCAGCAACGTCCTGCAGCTCATCGTGGACTCCTACGGG AAAATCCGCTCCAAGGTGGAGCTGGAGGTGCGAGACCTTCCTGAAGAGCTGTCCCTGGCCTTCAATGCCACCTGCCTCAATGATGAGGTCATCCCTGGGCTCAAGTCGTGCATGGGGCTCAAGATTGGTGACACG GTGAGCTTCAGCATCGAGGCCAAGGTGCGGGGGTGCCCACGGGAGCACCAGAAATCCTTCACCATCAAACCCGTGGGCTTCAAGGACAGCCTGACAGTGGTGGTGAACTTCGACTGCAACTGCTCCTGCGAGAGCCAAGCCCAGGCCAACAGCTTGTCCTGCAGCCAAGGCAACGGCACGCTGGAGTGCGGCGTCTGCCGCTGCAACCCCGGGCGCCTGGGCTCGCACTGTGAGTGCTCGGAGGAGGAGTACAACCCCTCGCAGCAGGACAACTGCAGCCCCCAGCCAGGCCAGCCCCTCTGCAGCCAGCGCGGAGAGTGCATCtgtgggcagtgtgtgtgtcacagcaGTGACTTCGGGAAGGTGACGGGCAAGTACTGCGAGTGCGATGACTTCTCCTGTGTCCGCTTCAAGGGCCAGATGTGCTCAG GCCACGGGCAGTGCAGCTGCGGGGACTGTCTGTGTGACTCGGACTGGACTGGCGACTATTGCAACTGCACCACCCGCACCGACACCTGCATGTCCAGCAACGGGCTGGTGTGCAGTGGCCACGGCTCCTGCGTCTGCGGCAAGTGCGACTGCACCCAGCCCGGCTCCTACGGCGACACCTGCGAGAAGTGTCCCACGTGCCCGGACGCCTGCACCATCAAAAA ggAGTGCGTGGAGTGCAAGAAGTTTGAGCGGGGAGCGCTGATGGAGCAGCAGTCCTGCAGCCGCATGTGCCGAGACGAGATCGAGACGGTGCAGGAGCTGG gtgacaggggcaagGATGCTGTGAACTGCACCTACAAGGATGAGGACGACTGTGTGGTGCGGTTCCAGTACTACGAGGACTCCAGCGGCAAGTCCATCCTCTATGTCATCGAGGAGCCTG ACTGCCCCAAGGGGCCGGATGTCCTGGTGGTCCTGCTCTCGGTGACGGGCGCCATCCTGCTCATCGGCCTCGCCGCCCTGCTCATCTGGAAGCTCCTCATCACCATCCACGACCGGCGAGAGTTTGCCCGCTTCGAGGAGGAGAAGGCCAGGGCTAAGTGGGACACG
- the LOC102089450 gene encoding reprimo-like protein translates to MNGSFFNQTLLEQGAYPNRTQGLGMLMACCNGTGSVLATDGGSSVLAPDERSLYITRVVQIAVLCVLSLTVVFGIFFLGCNLLIKSESMINFLVKDRRPSKDVGAAIMGLY, encoded by the coding sequence ATGAACGGCTCCTTTTTCAACCAGACTCTCCTAGAGCAAGGGGCTTACCCCAACAGGACTCAGGGCTTGGGGATGCTCATGGCCTGTTGCAACGGGACTGGCTCGGTGCTGGCGACCGATGGCGGCTCCTCGGTGCTGGCGCCCGATGAGAGGAGCCTCTACATCACGCGGGTGGTGCAGATCGCTGTCCTCTGCGTCCTCTCCTTGACTGTCGTGTTCGGCATCTTCTTTCTGGGCTGCAACTTGCTCATCAAGTCGGAGAGCATGATTAACTTTCTGGTGAAGGACCGAAGACCTTCCAAGGACGTGGGAGCTGCGATCATGGGACTTTACTGA